The following are encoded in a window of Arctopsyche grandis isolate Sample6627 chromosome 2, ASM5162203v2, whole genome shotgun sequence genomic DNA:
- the LOC143922786 gene encoding juvenile hormone acid O-methyltransferase-like, translated as MFNATLYHKANSLQRRDATDVLDKYLHLVKWRKDGKDVVLDVGCGEGDVTINILLKRLPIDFHSLTGGDLSVEMVDYAKSFYATDKIDFILMDIVAEPKPEHINKYDHLFSFNCLNWVQDQASALRSMYNMLNDTGDCVITFTAKNRIFDVWKLMSEDPRWEQYMRNHDMYISPYNNSLNPAADFRKLLFGAGFKNVKVQVKHKTHDFIGLKNLRDSAAAVNPFLKYIPKNLHEEYLDHYVYYAGELGFLEEDNNNISEKVLIQSNYSSLIAYASKS; from the exons ATGTTCAACGCAACACTCTACCACAAAGCCAACAGTCTTCAGCGTCGCGACGCCACCGACGTCCTCGACAAATATCTGCATCTCGTCAAATGGAGGAAAGATGGTAAAGATGTGGTGCTGGACGTCGGATGCGGAGAGGGTGACGTCACTATTAACATCTTGCTGAAAAGGCTTCCGATTGATTTCCACTCGTTGACCGGTGGCGATTTGTCCGTCGAGATGGTGGACTACGCCAAGAGCTTCTACGCCACtgataaaattgatttcattctcATGGATATCGTGGCCGAGCCCAAGCCTGAACACATTAATAAATACGATCATCTATTCTCGTTCAACTGTTTGAATTGGGTGCAAGATCAGGC atCTGCTTTACGATCGATGTACAATATGCTAAACGACACGGGCGATTGTGTGATAACCTTTACAgcaaaaaatcgtattttcgaTGTATGGAAACTTATGTCGGAAGATCCAAGGTGGGAACAGTACATGAGAAATCACGACATGTACATATCACCATATAATAACTCCTTAAACCCTGCAGCAGATTTTAGGAAATTACTATTTGGAGCTGGTTTTAAAAATGTGAAAGTGCAAGTTAAACATAAAACCCACGATTTCATCGGACTGAAAAACTTACgag ATTCTGCAGCAGCAGTTAACCCATTCTTAAAATATATTCCTAAAAATCTGCATGAAGAATATTTGGatcattatgtatattatgcagGTGAATTGGGTTTTTTAGAAGaagacaataataatattagtgAAAAAGTACTTATACAATCAAATTACAGTTCCTTGATTGCATACGCCTCAAAAAGCTAA